From the genome of Vibrio orientalis CIP 102891 = ATCC 33934:
AACTTATTATGTTGCAAGAGAAACTCAATAAGACCATTTTGTTTGTGAGCCACGATTTAGATGAAGCGCTTAAGATTGGTAACAACATTGCGATAATGGAATCTGGTCGACTTATTCAACATGGTAAGCCTGAAGAGATCATTCTTACGCCAGAAAATGATTATGTGCGTGATTTTGTTGCTCACACCAATCCTCTTAATGTCCTAAAAGGCCGCTCATTGATGCAGCCAGTTAGTGAACTCACTAAAGATCAAAGCCAGCTACAGGTATGTACCGCACAGCCAGTGTGGGTAGAGCAAACAAGTGATCAGCTTCGCTTGGTAGAAAGTGATGAGCTGGCATTGATTGAGTGGGATTGTGAAACCAGTCGAATTGAAGATGTTACGAGCTCAACCGTTGTCGTCGCCAGTCCTGATATTGGCATGCGACAAGCGATTGAACTGAAGCAACGTAGCGGACAGCCAATCTTATTGGTTGAAGATGGCAAGCTAGTGGGCGTTCTCAATGACAGCGAGTTCTATGATGCGCTGCTAGGTAACTATAACGCCCCTCAAGCGGCTTAGGATTGAGCTAGTTGATTAAAAAAGGCACCAGTTACTGGTGCCTTTTGTCGTTATAGCTGCGCAGTGATTTCCTCAATCTGCTGCTGCCACTCTTGCTGCATGGCAGGCTTTTGGTGTTTAGGTTTACGTTGCTTATCCGCTTCAAGCAAACCCTCCAATTCCAACAATCTTTCAAGCAGTTGTTCCTCTGACTCAGTCTCTACAGTTGGAGAAGCTGAGTTCGAAGCCGAACTCGTTGCAGAGGTTGAAGCTGCTGATTTTGGCGCTGAGTCGGAAATACGCGCGTATACCTCTTCAACAGAAAGATATTCGGTCAATACTCCATGTTCGATAAACCAGAACCGGTTACAGCTTTGCTCAATCAAACTACGATCATGACTCACCAGTAAAGTCGCGCCTTCAAACTCTTGCAGGGTTTGAATGAGCTCCTCTTTTCCTTCCATATCTAAATGGTTGGTTGGCTCATCAAGAAACAACATGTGATAGCGAGCGAGAGTTAAGCCAACAAACAGCAATCGCGCACGCTCTCCGCCGCTCAAGCAAGTCACTTGTTGACCGTGTCTTGCGTATTCAAAGCCAGCGCCAATCAGCGAACGTTTGGCAAGCTCACTACTAATGTCTGCAAAAGATTGCAACGCGTCGCTGAGCGTTTGGTTATCGTCTAGCTGTTCAAGTGATTGGTCGTAATAGCCTAATCGACAGCGGTCATGGAAGGTAACCGACGTTGAGTCAGGTAAACTGCCGCCATCTTTGCTTCGGTAGTGTTGATAGAGTAAGTTGAGTAGCGTCGATTTACCGCAACCATTGCTGCCAAGAATCGCGATTCTGTCGCCACTTTTGACGCGCGTTTCCACCATATCAAACAAATGAAAAGTGCTATCCGGTGGTGTGACAGAAAAAGGCATAGCTTCCAACAATCTGTTGGCCGGTAGTGGTTCACCTTTTAGTTGCAGTGCCCAAGGCGTGCCGTCAGTTAGCTCGGTTTGCTGCTCTTCTAAGCGTTCTTTGCGGGCAAACATCGTCTTTGCTTTACGAGCTAAATCTTCGTTGTCATAGACCTTACCCCATGTGGCTAGTCGCTTGGCGCTTTTCTCGATTCGGTCGATCTCTTTTTGCTCACTCGCGTGGCGTAATCGATCGGTTTCATCTTTCTCATCTAATGCTTGTCTTGCTTGTGAACAAGGTAGAGAGAAGTGATGAAGCGTTTGATCACGTATGATCCAAGTGGTGTTAGTGACTCGATCTAACAAGGTTTGATCGTGAGACACCAATACAAATGAGCCTTTCCAGTTTGAAAGGAATTGCTCAAGCCAAAGTAGCGAAGGCAAGTCTAAGTGGTTGCTTGGTTCATCAAGTAGCAATAAGTCAGGTTGATGGATAATCGCTCGCGCAAGCAAAAGACGCATTTGCTGACCACCACTGCAGTTCTCTACTGGCATCTCACGCTCACGCATCGAAAAGCCAAGCTCATCTAGCAAGAGTTCTGCTCGCCAAATCTCATCACCTGATATGAACTCAGATAACGCAGACAAAACCGAATGGGAGTTGAGATCCTCAGGCAAATGTTGCTCTACATAGCGCATTAAACAGGTATTGGCTTTAGCTATGTTGCCACTGCTTGGTTCGAATTGGCCTGAAAGGATTTTAAGTAAGGAGCTTTTACCGCAACCGTTATGACCGATCAGTCCAATTTTATCACCACGTTGGACGGTGAAAGTGACATCGCTGAAAAGAGGTTGAGTTGTGTAGTTTAGGGTGACTGTTTGTGCAGTTAAAAAAGTACTCATAATGTTCTCAAGAATTTTGGGCGTAAAAAGCCGTTGTCAGAGCTGACAATAATTCTTCGAGCT
Proteins encoded in this window:
- a CDS encoding ABC-F family ATP-binding cassette domain-containing protein → MSTFLTAQTVTLNYTTQPLFSDVTFTVQRGDKIGLIGHNGCGKSSLLKILSGQFEPSSGNIAKANTCLMRYVEQHLPEDLNSHSVLSALSEFISGDEIWRAELLLDELGFSMREREMPVENCSGGQQMRLLLARAIIHQPDLLLLDEPSNHLDLPSLLWLEQFLSNWKGSFVLVSHDQTLLDRVTNTTWIIRDQTLHHFSLPCSQARQALDEKDETDRLRHASEQKEIDRIEKSAKRLATWGKVYDNEDLARKAKTMFARKERLEEQQTELTDGTPWALQLKGEPLPANRLLEAMPFSVTPPDSTFHLFDMVETRVKSGDRIAILGSNGCGKSTLLNLLYQHYRSKDGGSLPDSTSVTFHDRCRLGYYDQSLEQLDDNQTLSDALQSFADISSELAKRSLIGAGFEYARHGQQVTCLSGGERARLLFVGLTLARYHMLFLDEPTNHLDMEGKEELIQTLQEFEGATLLVSHDRSLIEQSCNRFWFIEHGVLTEYLSVEEVYARISDSAPKSAASTSATSSASNSASPTVETESEEQLLERLLELEGLLEADKQRKPKHQKPAMQQEWQQQIEEITAQL